GTTGGTAGCAATAGAAGGGGTAAAATGTAGCTAGATTTTGGACCTGTTTTTAGGGCAAACCAAGAGAATTTTTGATAAATTAGGTGTGGAGTATGGAATAAATAGAGTACTATTCTAGGCTAACTCCAAGTTTTTTGGGACTGTGCATATGAAATTTCTGgttcaaatgcttttatttcccttccattCGCCATACAAGAAAAGTATCAAAAGTTGTAAGTAGCAGTACAGCGAATGTAACCACTTCCCAAAGGAGTTATTCCAATGCCTGGTCATAATCAGTACATTGTGGAGTAACCAGGAGTGAATAGATCTTTACCATAAGTATGCTCTGAGACAAAATGGAGTAATTAATGTACAAAGTACAGCACACAAACCTAGAGAACCTAAAATGTTAAAACCTAAAGAAAATCTAGTTTCTAACAGTCTGTCTTactcctcccttccccaaaaCCACTAGTATTACTATCAACTGATACATTGCTTCAGTTGAGtatagtgaaaataaaataaccttaGTGAATTTACCTATGGGAGAGATTGAGACAATCTTactgaaacaattttatttctgtagatgTCATAAAAACCTTCCAAATCTCACCACATTGTGAATTAGATACGTTAGTGGCAAGTGTGGGGGCCAATCAAGAAAATTATAGGAGTGAAtagtgtgaaatattttttttaaaagcatgtttatATGCATACCTGAGACCACAATATCTGATAAAGTAGACTTTGGAGCAAAGAAaattagagacagagaggataTTACATAATCTAGAAGGATAAATCCacaaagaagacataacaatctttAATGTGTATGCATCCAAAAAACTGAACATCAGagtacatgaaacaaaaactgatgaaGCTGAAAAGACAAATGGCCACATCCGCAATTTTTGTTGGGGGTCTCAACACCTTGTTTTCAGCAAGTAATAGATTTACTAGAGAGAAAATCATCAAGAATATTGAAGAGCTGAATAATACAATCATGCAGTAGCAGAATCTACATAACATATGGCAAAATACTCTACCCAACAACAACAGAGTACACATTTTTTCAAGTTCCCATGTAACCTCATCAAGATAGACCATCTGTTGggtcataaaacaaaattaaactaatccaaaataaatgaaatatagagtatgttctctgaccataatggaatcaaactatcaacagaaagcaaatagaaaagtACCTAGACACTTGGAAATTGTAGTTGACATCTATCATTCCAGTTCATTGTTCAGTTCCTTGTTATAAAAGGGAAGAGATTAGAAATAATTGTCTCCTGAGCTGAAGGACATTTCAGACTGGGCAAAAGAAAGCTCACTCAGAATATTTCAGAGCACTGTTGAGAGCAAGGctaaagggagagagacagtttAGGAGTCTGTAACATCAGTCTCACCTGACATTAAATTTTgtactatactaaaaaaaaaagtacagcttGCTGATATTAATTAAATCAGTTTGGTGGCTTATTGGATTTGGAAGGTAAGAGAAAGCTTGCCTACCAGGTTGTGGTGAAGTTCTTAAATTAGAGATGCCTGAAAGAAGGCAAGATTCAGATGCCTACCTAGTGTATAACTCATGAATGTCATACTTCTGTTCTTTATAAATACCACCCAATTTTCTCAATGGTCCCACATAGTTATCTCCTACTTCAAGATTTCCTCCCTGATTTATGCCACCTTTCAAATAAAGCTTCCATATCTAGACAGGTAAAGAAGTATGCTTTCTGGTGTTTGTATCATTGTTAACACTTTGCTTGCCCTACCATGATGTTAGACTGAGATGAGGTACATGGTATTGGGCCACTGATGTGTCTTCATTCGaacttgtatgtattttttcaatgttaaaataaatttgattttaaatttattttttatttaaaacaaaaacgaTGGCAGTAGCTCTcctcaaggaaaaataaaggtggGAATTCTTGCCAGGGTAATTTTGGCAAAGGGATCTTTAGTTATGAACATAGTCAGTATTACCTTCATCCTTCCTACGTTTAGGAGGATGATGGAAACATGGCAATGAGGCATTCCCAATAGGACCTCCAAATAAGACAGTAACCAGGGAGCCTGGCTTGCATACGCAGCAGCTGAGATGCTGCAACTTTTTACTCTCCatggtctttttcttctctcattggAAAAGTGAAGAGTGATAGAACTTGGGTAACAACTGAGCAATCCTAATTACAGACTTGGTATTATTGGGGTGAGATTATATAGAAGATTTTgtaacatttctatacatttatgGACACTCCCTTCTATCCACTTCACCATAGCACTTCCTCTGCCTTCTAAACCAACAATAGCAGTGTGAAATGGCATAAGGAATACCAAAACAGAacatttccagagagagagatggagagcacaCAGGGTGGAAACCAAGGGGGCTGGTTCAGGATCACAGTAAGTATCCTGGCAAAAAGCAGGGAATGTGCTGGAGACGCAGATCAAGGTGAGTTGTGTTGGTCTCATATAGAAATGCTGGGAACTTTGTTGAGGACAAGAGGAGTTAACATCCTTGATCATCTAAGAGCAGGTTcccaaaaaaaatacaaaggaaacagGTTGACTGAAAGAAGGTCACAGAAAGTTGACTAAAGGCAAAAGTTGAAACTACTgccaaggatatggagcaactcCTCACCAGAGGACACAGCATTCGGCTCAAGCTGACTATGGAGGTGTAGACTctaaattcattttcagaaaaataggtAAGGTTTTCAATGCATAGGATTTGCTGGAACATTATTAAAggaatatcattttaaatatctaaattttattGTTTGGGAGTTAAATATTTGAATTGGGAGAATGGATAATTAGAAAATCCATGGcggcaaaataaaaagttaaaatcatgTCAAAAGTCCTACTTTAGAAGTCTTTTAAAGTTGAGTAGACCCGGGTTGGGTCTGTTCTACAGTCTTAATGCCCTgttgtctcccttctctcccatcccTTCTTTTCACCCTTAGAATCCTTACGGAATAAAGTATAACAAGACATGGTTACGAAACTCAATCCAAAATCACTGTAGTGTCCCCTTCACCATGGTCGATGTAAGAAAGGATGGTGAATCCAGATGTGTGGGCAtagggaggggaaagagatggCTCAGCAGGGGCCACAGCCTCTGACACTATTACTGTTGCCTTCAATTCCTGTAGTTCCATTATTTAAAACACCGGGCCCAGTTCTTTATCCAGGATGGTAGTGCTGTCTCTGCATTGAAGGATATCAACCACAAGATTtgtgatgaggaaaataaaaaggtatgtGTTGAAGATATTACCCGTACCTAGTCCCAATGCAATAAGGCAGGCCAGTGGCTGGTCGTCTTCCTTATAATGAGAGTTCCTAGTGCTTATCCCACCTCTCCTTCTTGTATCTCTACGTGTCAATACCTCTGCTGTACCTTACTCTGTTTTTGTTACTTATTATTCTTATCACTCTCAGAATAAATTGGAGCCAGAAGAAATGGAGCAGCTAAAGTTAATGAAGACTTGATGCCCATTGTATGTTCATACCCAGACTTACTcttcttcccccaacccccaacttcCCTATATCATGACAGACTCAGTGGCTCTCAACTACCTTTCTCTGCAGCTGACCATGAGAAAATGCTATGATATTGTCCAAAAATGTCTTGACTTCCATAAACTTCGTTTTGACCCAGGTACAACTGACAGCAGTAATTCTAGGGGATTGCCTGGGAGTGACACTCAGAGGTGGTGATCAAGGAGAGGCTGGTGCTGGTCCTGGACCCCTCTCAGCCTTCTGATTACATTCTATCACCTTTCTGAAGAGTTGGTGGACCATATTGCTATAATACTGAATTGAAGAAACTGCATATCTGCCACCCTGCAGATCATCAAAGAGAATTTCTCCAAGATAAGGCCTTATGCCTTATACTGCTGGTATTATGGTAGGGGGTGGAACACATGTGGTGGAGGGAAGGATTATTTCTGAGGCCCTAGATAGTAACTGTCACTCTAATTCTTCTTCACCAAAAGCTTTTGTCCTTGAACTTGTGCAAGAACAAACTGTATCAGCTGGTTGGCCTGTCTGACATTATACAGATAGTCCCCACAGTCAAGATCTTGAACCTGTCCAAAAAtgaggtgggaagagggaaacAGATCAAAGTTGGGGTTGACAGTGGGTAGTAGTGCTTCTCAGAGTGCCAACTGACCAGAGGCAGGAGAAGGTACCTGAGGGGGTAGGTGGGGACTAGGAGTGCAAAGGCCCAGGTGTCTCTTTATTTCTGGGACATTTTTCCAGGTTTCTTCCTACATTTTTCGGGTACAGTCAGCCTGGGAGTTAAGCAAGATGAAAGGGCTGAAGCTTGAAGAGCTGTGACTAAAAGGGAACACCTTATACAGCACAAACCAGTCCACCTATATAAGGTCTGTGGTAACCTCTGTCACCCCTCCTGGGGACCTTTGCACATTGGAAGTCTGAATTACCCCTGAGAGTGCCTCCCTAAAGGATGTGGCAGCACTGGTCCTCTAGGAAGACCACagacccctccctcctctctctgtgtctcttaccTGTGCTTAGAGGTATTTCCCTTCCTATGACCTGCTCACTTGTTCTCTTGGTCTGGGCTCTGTTTACTCATTCTGCACCTGGTTTTCCATAGTATTCCTTCCCATGAAAATGCTCCAGGAAGCAGGGCATCTTCTCTTCAGGAACAGGAGTAACCACCTTGAGCCAGATTctgtgacctgaactgagaaGGGTCCTCCAGCCCAGGGCCTCATGCTGATACAAGCCTTCCGCATTCCTGCTCCTCACCAAGAGGAGCCCTATTTCCCTTGAAACAAATGGGTCCCCTCTCTAATCCCAGGCAGCCATGATGGCTTTACTGCCCCACGATGAGGGCCAAGGTCTTGGGGTGTTACCATCATGACATCTGTGTGTTCCTCTGACCCAATGCCAGGAACTGGCCCTCCTTCGGAGAAACCAGGTTTCCCTGAGTCAAGGGGCCAGAAGTGGGTGACTGCCAGTGAGCAGAGGGcttcctgaggcaggaatgaaAGTCAGAGGGAAGAGGTACTTGAGGAGATAGAAGGACAGGACTCTCAGAGGCAACCCCCATACATGTCACATCATCCTAACTGGTCCTTCAGAGGagccctgggtggcccagcacaGGTATGATTCATCAGGCTAGGAACCAATTGAGAtaggcacaggggcaggagggaaggtaGTGATCATTAGAGGGGGCCACGGACCATCAGCCCCATGCTGACTTGGGCTTGACCCTCTACTCTTTCAAGGGAAGCTCTTCTGCCCCTGTAGCTGCCTTGTTCCCCATGCTCAGCTCAGGATGAGCTCACACAAGTGACAAAACTTCAACCAGAGTCCAGTGGGCACCAAGCCCAACAACTTCATGTTTTCCATTCCTACCTTGGGTGCCAGGGCCAGCCAGGTCAGATGAAGGAAAGGGCAGCAACTAGGGGGccacttccctcttctctcttcttctctgaccaccaccaccatagtggaactttttttcccctttccttgtgcttttttttttctcttcttcctctatcACTACTCCCCTATGTCCCTCtcacctctctcctcccaccttcaCTCCCCCTCTGTCTTCACTTTCCATCCCTGCCTCTTGAGCTCTGCCTCACTCACTCCCTTCTCCAGCATTCTGGGTCATTCCTGAGGGGTATCATGGTCCTGCAGAATGCTGGACCGCTAGTGAGGTAGCAGAGCCCTGGGCACCCACC
The window above is part of the Panthera tigris isolate Pti1 chromosome X, P.tigris_Pti1_mat1.1, whole genome shotgun sequence genome. Proteins encoded here:
- the LOC122235277 gene encoding LOW QUALITY PROTEIN: nuclear RNA export factor 2-like (The sequence of the model RefSeq protein was modified relative to this genomic sequence to represent the inferred CDS: substituted 2 bases at 2 genomic stop codons), which encodes MESTQGGNQGGWFRITNPYGIKYNKTWLRNSIQNHCSVPFTMVDFHYLKHRAQFFIQDGSAVSALKDINHKICDEENKKVLLIPPLLLVSLRVNTSAVPYSVFVTYYSYHSQNKLEPEEMEQLKLIMRKCYDIVQKCLDFHKLRFDPELVDHIAIILNXRNCISATLQIIKENFSKIRPYLLSLNLCKNKLYQLVGLSDIIQIVPTVKILNLSKNEVGRGKQIKSAWELSKMKGLKLEELXLKGNTLYSTNQSTYISAIRDCFPTLDSPLPLFLFRYYLIYDSGDEQSLLNVWHDETCFSLTIPLNPEDAALNSLEEYFKDTRDIRKVEDQTCGFKLLKHTKYDIVDSLNMLPKTQHDFHSYVVDLSCSLLSLLYFSVNGVFKEVEGNSQGSLCAFTWTFILTSDSNSK